From Cydia pomonella isolate Wapato2018A chromosome 26, ilCydPomo1, whole genome shotgun sequence, one genomic window encodes:
- the LOC133532135 gene encoding cuticle protein 38-like, with amino-acid sequence MRFLIVAAVLACANAAPSGLLAAPYGHGLIGHGAPLAYGHAGPLAVAHAAPLAVAHAAPLAVAHAAAPTISPGDIQGAAIDAHVEAADHVRAAVDATRELHDQAAELHGQAVNAAEDHSWQAVDAVQTHQAQVDGATAGVAPILAKQLAGHAGVYAAAAPALAHAAYAAPIAHAAPVLAHAAPIAHAGSHSVSSQSLHQTHPAPLVHAPVIAHAAPVAYAAHAGYGHAGLAHGLAHW; translated from the exons ATGAGATTTCTG ATTGTTGCCGCCGTCCTCGCCTGCGCCAACGCAGCGCCCTCGGGCCTGCTGGCTGCCCCCTACGGTCATGGTCTGATCGGCCATGGCGCGCCTCTGGCTTACGGCCACGCCGGGCCTTTGGCCGTGGCTCACGCCGCTCCCCTGGCTGTAGCTCACGCCGCGCCCCTGGCCGTGGCTCACGCTGCCGCCCCCACCATCTCCCCCGGCGATATCCAGGGAGCCGCCATCGACGCTCACGTTGAAGCCGCTGACCACGTCCGTGCCGCTGTTGATGCCACCCGCGAACTCCACGACCAGGCTGCCGAGCTCCACGGACAGGCTGTCAACGCCGCTGAGGACCACTCGTGGCAGGCTGTTGATGCCGTGCAGACCCATCAGGCTCAGGTTGATGGTGCCACCGCCGGTGTTGCGCCCATCCTCGCTAAGCAGCTGGCTGGTCACGCCGGAGTGTACGCCGCCGCCGCTCCCGCGCTCGCGCACGCCGCCTACGCCGCTCCCATCGCGCACGCCGCGCCCGTGCTCGCGCACGCCGCCCCCATCGCCCACGCCGGTAGCCACTCCGTATCCTCCCAGTCCCTGCACCAGACCCACCCCGCTCCCCTCGTCCACGCTCCCGTGATCGCTCACGCCGCCCCCGTCGCCTACGCCGCCCACGCCGGCTACGGCCATGCCGGTCTCGCCCACGGACTAGCGCACTGGTAA